Proteins found in one Sphingomonas sp. SORGH_AS_0879 genomic segment:
- a CDS encoding DUF6538 domain-containing protein has product MRVRVAGLYRHPKSRMWWFRMVVPERYRAAAGKREWKYSLETSDESEARLRHAEKLAEIRRYMAGLDVQEAASVGDRADEIVARGMTALARSNIVHQASIGLNFDMARGLDNVTYAILKVLSFRVRLGWGGKHAAAAQRQRFSAIDPDAEDDTPEFAPDLPPEAGSAFQTLDHRKLASAQIEAFEGQPSYQGAAFREVARGLLAARDWKAAAFEAQLVAHAAGMTLITRGALFDAIVERVLRHLAEHRFMHWPEDADLVLNPMATAMGSYLTEQSTPAPEAGDAPDRSLRALYAQWRAKHNLAEDEALKSADEWLLAVRRFEDLIGTKPVPSITAKDVRTYRDLCANLPSRVKKSIKALPAREQIKIAAAQKLPKLSPPSVGKHVAAIKALLSVAKEYEWVPVNVAEGITVEGARHTGTERDHFNDREMALIYNSRLMTDPDACSDTMFWILFLAPFHGSRPGEHCQLKPHEIVQEEGDWIMRFRADRHAQQNEDGTPQARRRLKTLQSQRDVPLHWIVLEGGFLDFVAVQQARRAPWLFDDLKPAKYGNRYTYLSRTINDELRRLGITDTDKAFYSTRHSMKREGRRRRIPDRNLDQAAGHAPATSGQRYGQGVPIDILKEDMDRLEFPSVNWDAVVHCARARVARYRDRMGVTGLRL; this is encoded by the coding sequence ATGAGGGTTCGAGTGGCTGGGTTGTACCGTCATCCCAAGTCGAGAATGTGGTGGTTCCGCATGGTCGTGCCGGAACGCTATCGCGCTGCCGCGGGCAAACGCGAATGGAAGTATTCCCTCGAAACCAGCGACGAGAGTGAGGCGCGCCTGCGCCATGCCGAGAAGCTGGCGGAAATCCGCCGCTATATGGCCGGGCTCGATGTGCAGGAGGCCGCGTCGGTCGGCGACCGGGCGGACGAAATCGTCGCGCGCGGCATGACCGCCCTCGCCCGCTCCAATATCGTCCATCAGGCGTCGATCGGCCTCAACTTCGATATGGCGCGTGGTCTCGACAACGTGACCTATGCGATATTGAAGGTCCTGAGCTTCCGCGTGAGGCTGGGCTGGGGCGGAAAGCACGCGGCGGCGGCGCAGCGGCAACGCTTCAGCGCGATCGACCCGGATGCGGAAGACGATACGCCGGAATTCGCGCCTGACCTGCCGCCCGAAGCCGGATCGGCGTTCCAGACGCTCGATCATCGCAAGCTGGCCTCTGCGCAGATCGAAGCATTCGAGGGTCAGCCGAGCTATCAGGGCGCGGCGTTCCGCGAGGTTGCGCGCGGCCTGCTCGCCGCCCGCGACTGGAAGGCCGCCGCGTTCGAAGCGCAACTGGTGGCCCATGCTGCAGGCATGACCTTGATCACCCGCGGGGCGTTATTCGACGCGATCGTCGAGCGGGTGCTGCGACACCTGGCCGAGCACCGCTTCATGCACTGGCCCGAAGATGCCGACCTTGTGCTCAATCCCATGGCGACCGCGATGGGCTCCTATCTGACCGAGCAGAGCACCCCCGCCCCGGAAGCCGGAGACGCCCCGGATCGGTCGCTTCGCGCGCTTTACGCTCAATGGCGTGCAAAGCATAACCTTGCCGAAGACGAAGCGCTGAAATCCGCCGACGAATGGCTGCTCGCCGTGCGCCGCTTCGAGGATCTGATCGGCACCAAGCCTGTGCCTTCAATCACGGCCAAGGATGTCCGCACATATCGCGACCTGTGCGCCAACTTGCCGTCGCGGGTGAAGAAGAGCATCAAGGCGCTGCCCGCCCGAGAGCAGATCAAAATAGCTGCTGCGCAAAAACTGCCCAAACTGTCCCCTCCCTCGGTCGGCAAACATGTCGCGGCGATCAAGGCGCTCCTGTCGGTCGCGAAGGAATATGAGTGGGTTCCGGTCAACGTCGCCGAGGGCATCACCGTCGAAGGCGCCCGCCATACCGGCACCGAACGCGACCACTTCAACGACCGTGAGATGGCGCTCATCTACAACTCCCGGTTGATGACCGATCCGGACGCCTGCTCGGACACCATGTTCTGGATCCTGTTCCTTGCGCCCTTCCACGGCTCTCGCCCAGGCGAGCACTGCCAGCTCAAGCCACACGAAATCGTGCAGGAAGAAGGCGACTGGATCATGCGGTTCCGCGCCGATCGCCATGCGCAGCAAAACGAGGATGGCACACCGCAAGCCCGTCGTCGCCTCAAGACGCTGCAATCGCAGCGCGACGTTCCGCTGCATTGGATCGTTCTGGAGGGCGGCTTTCTCGACTTCGTCGCCGTCCAGCAGGCACGTCGCGCGCCCTGGCTTTTCGACGATCTGAAGCCCGCCAAGTACGGCAATCGCTACACCTACCTTTCGCGCACCATCAACGACGAGCTGCGTCGGCTGGGGATCACCGATACGGACAAGGCGTTCTACTCGACCAGGCACAGCATGAAGCGCGAAGGCCGTCGCCGCCGCATACCAGACCGCAATCTCGATCAGGCTGCTGGTCATGCGCCCGCCACTTCCGGCCAACGCTATGGACAGGGCGTACCCATCGATATCCTGAAGGAGGATATGGATCGGCTTGAGTTCCCCAGCGTCAACTGGGATGCGGTCGTCCATTGCGCACGGGCACGTGTCGCGCGCTATCGCGATCGCATGGGCGTGACGGGATTACGTCTGTGA
- a CDS encoding LysR family transcriptional regulator: protein MDRFVAMEAFVQAAETGSFVGAGRKLGSTASAVGKAVARLEDELQVRLFHRNTRNMALTEEGRMFFERSLRMIAEMEAAQAELAQTRIVPRGRLRVSLPLVAMLLTPVLSAFMDAYPDVRLDLDFSDRLVDLIEEGFDAVIRTGQPSDSRLMSRNLGRFRLRIVAAPAYLARHGTPAAPEDLSTHRCLRQRSPTTGKLRPWPLDMDRRSLPETMSATAVDPLIHLTVAGHGIACLPPFAVREEIADGRLAAVLDTHVRDTDQFNVLWPESRQVTPKLRCFIDFMAANLNPGREN from the coding sequence ATGGACCGCTTCGTTGCCATGGAAGCCTTCGTGCAGGCGGCCGAGACCGGCAGCTTCGTTGGCGCCGGCCGCAAGCTTGGTTCGACGGCTTCGGCGGTCGGCAAGGCGGTTGCGCGCCTCGAGGACGAACTTCAGGTGCGGCTCTTCCACCGCAATACACGCAACATGGCGCTGACCGAGGAAGGACGAATGTTCTTCGAGCGCAGCCTGCGCATGATCGCGGAAATGGAAGCGGCGCAGGCCGAACTGGCGCAGACCCGGATTGTACCGCGGGGACGGTTGCGCGTCAGCCTGCCGCTGGTGGCGATGTTACTGACACCCGTCCTTTCGGCCTTCATGGATGCTTATCCCGACGTCCGGCTCGACCTCGACTTCAGCGATCGACTCGTGGATCTGATCGAGGAAGGCTTTGATGCGGTCATTCGTACCGGCCAGCCGTCCGACAGCAGGCTGATGAGCCGCAATCTTGGGCGCTTCCGGCTACGCATCGTCGCGGCGCCGGCTTATCTCGCCCGGCATGGTACGCCAGCCGCGCCCGAAGATTTGAGCACACATCGTTGCCTGCGCCAGCGCTCGCCCACGACCGGCAAGCTGCGCCCCTGGCCACTCGATATGGATAGGCGATCACTCCCCGAAACAATGAGCGCGACGGCGGTCGACCCGCTGATCCATCTCACGGTTGCCGGTCATGGTATCGCCTGCCTACCGCCCTTCGCCGTGCGCGAGGAGATCGCCGACGGTCGATTGGCCGCGGTGCTAGACACGCATGTGCGGGACACGGACCAGTTCAACGTCCTGTGGCCGGAAAGCCGCCAAGTCACGCCCAAGCTGCGATGCTTCATCGACTTCATGGCGGCTAATCTGAACCCTGGCAGGGAGAACTGA
- a CDS encoding MFS transporter: MNTVPERLQLGGLLALATAGFVTILTEALPAGLLPQIGNGLDVGEALAGQWVSVYAFGSLIAAIPLTAATRTCRRRPLLLAAIIGFALANGVTAMTGSFMVSLAARFVGGVSAGLLWALLAGYAIRLAPERLAGRAMAIAMAGTPVALSIGIPAGTMLGTLAGWRIAFATLSGIAILLAAWMALRLPDFPGEEAAHRPSLRQVFVLPGVRPVLLLTLSFVLAHNILYTYIAPLLAEADLASRTDLVLLAFGVAGLVSIVVTGLLIDGHLRLLTAICVTLFAIAAAMLGTSSSVTLIYAAVLAWGLGFGGAATLFQTASARAAGSAADVAQAMIVTAWNLAIAGGAVGGGLVLDQVRAGALPWFALVLLVVAATTLVPVRALNRRRA, from the coding sequence GTGAACACTGTCCCCGAGCGACTGCAACTCGGCGGCCTTCTGGCGCTGGCGACCGCCGGTTTCGTTACGATCCTGACCGAGGCTCTGCCCGCCGGCCTCCTGCCGCAGATCGGCAATGGCCTCGACGTCGGCGAGGCACTCGCGGGCCAATGGGTCAGCGTCTATGCGTTCGGCTCACTGATTGCAGCGATCCCGCTGACGGCGGCGACGCGCACTTGTCGACGCAGGCCGTTGTTGCTGGCGGCGATCATCGGCTTCGCCCTTGCGAACGGCGTGACCGCGATGACGGGCAGCTTCATGGTGTCGCTCGCCGCACGGTTCGTCGGCGGTGTGTCGGCAGGACTGCTCTGGGCGCTGCTGGCGGGCTACGCTATCCGCCTAGCCCCCGAGCGGCTCGCGGGTCGCGCCATGGCGATCGCGATGGCGGGAACGCCGGTCGCGCTCTCCATCGGCATTCCGGCCGGTACGATGCTCGGCACCCTTGCCGGCTGGCGCATCGCCTTCGCGACGCTGAGCGGCATCGCGATCCTGCTGGCGGCATGGATGGCGCTGCGACTGCCGGACTTTCCCGGAGAAGAGGCCGCGCACCGGCCCTCGTTGCGGCAAGTCTTCGTGCTGCCGGGGGTCCGGCCGGTGCTGCTGCTCACCCTCAGCTTCGTCCTCGCCCACAATATCCTCTACACCTATATCGCCCCGCTGTTGGCCGAGGCCGATCTCGCGAGCCGGACGGACCTGGTCCTGCTCGCCTTCGGCGTGGCGGGATTGGTCAGCATCGTTGTGACGGGCCTGCTGATCGACGGGCATCTGCGCCTGCTGACGGCGATCTGCGTCACCCTGTTCGCGATCGCCGCGGCGATGCTGGGGACCAGTTCGTCCGTGACGCTCATCTATGCCGCCGTGCTGGCCTGGGGACTTGGATTCGGGGGCGCGGCGACGCTGTTCCAGACCGCATCGGCCCGCGCGGCGGGCAGCGCGGCCGATGTCGCGCAGGCGATGATCGTCACGGCATGGAACCTCGCCATCGCCGGCGGCGCGGTCGGCGGAGGCTTGGTTCTCGATCAGGTGCGAGCTGGCGCGCTGCCGTGGTTCGCTCTGGTCCTGCTAGTTGTCGCTGCCACCACGCTCGTGCCGGTCCGCGCGCTCAATCGCCGGAGGGCGTGA
- a CDS encoding LysR substrate-binding domain-containing protein, with the protein MDRERLARLSIFAAVARAGGFRAAARTLGMSPSAVSHAVAELEATLGIRLLNRSTRSLALTDAGRALLDRVGPALGEIDAAVADVRDTDAAPAGPVRITLTPLSAHALFAPHLAAFVDAYPGITLDLVIDDRFVDTVAEGYDLGVRLGETLRPDMIATRIGGPLRMAAVASPAYLARYGRPTTLEELADHRCLHRRLGGGIYRWEVTREGADLTLDALPQTLIVNDDALLRRAVCDGAGIAFMIESVIADDLAAGRLVELFPEHCPPFPGFFIYHASRRQVRPSVRATIDFFVAANRVGRVTPSGD; encoded by the coding sequence ATGGATCGTGAGCGGCTGGCGCGCCTCAGCATCTTTGCCGCGGTGGCACGGGCGGGTGGATTTCGTGCGGCGGCCAGGACCTTGGGAATGTCGCCATCGGCGGTGAGCCATGCGGTCGCCGAGCTGGAGGCGACACTCGGCATCCGCTTGCTCAACCGTTCGACGCGCAGCCTGGCCTTGACCGATGCCGGGCGGGCGTTGCTCGACCGCGTCGGCCCCGCGCTCGGCGAGATCGACGCCGCCGTCGCGGATGTCCGCGACACCGATGCCGCGCCGGCCGGCCCGGTGCGGATCACGCTGACGCCGCTGTCGGCCCATGCGCTGTTCGCGCCGCATCTCGCCGCGTTCGTCGATGCCTATCCGGGCATCACGCTCGATCTGGTGATCGACGACCGGTTCGTCGACACGGTGGCGGAAGGCTATGACCTCGGGGTGCGGCTGGGCGAGACGCTACGTCCCGACATGATCGCGACGCGGATCGGCGGTCCGTTGCGGATGGCGGCGGTGGCATCGCCGGCCTATCTCGCGCGGTACGGGCGACCGACGACCCTGGAAGAGCTGGCGGATCACCGCTGCCTGCACCGTCGGCTGGGCGGCGGCATCTATCGCTGGGAGGTGACGCGCGAGGGCGCGGACCTGACGCTCGACGCACTGCCGCAGACGCTGATCGTCAACGACGACGCGCTGTTGCGGCGCGCGGTGTGCGACGGCGCGGGGATCGCGTTCATGATTGAGAGCGTGATCGCCGACGACCTGGCGGCGGGGCGGCTGGTCGAGCTGTTCCCCGAACATTGCCCGCCCTTCCCGGGCTTCTTCATCTATCATGCGAGCCGACGCCAGGTGCGCCCGTCGGTGCGCGCGACGATCGATTTCTTCGTGGCCGCCAACCGCGTCGGCCGCGTCACGCCCTCCGGCGATTGA
- a CDS encoding aldo/keto reductase has product MQHRKLGELEVSAIGLGCMGFTAAYGGQDEAASIATLHHAVERGITLFDTAEVYGPYENEEIVGRGLKAVRDKVVIATKFGFDIAPEGATGFERMRGADGTPANARRAIEGSLRRLGTDVIDLFYLHRPDPKTPIEESVGAMADLVQAGKARFLGLSEVTADQLRRAHAVHPITALQSEYSLWERYVEDEMLATCRELGIRLVPYSPLGRGFLSGKIRSKADLEANDFRSTLPRFDEANLEANLKLVDRLRAIADDKGVTAAQIALAWVLAQGYDIVPIPGSRKIANLDDNIAAVDITLTPEDSIQIADALSGVRGARYAAREMAMLPQR; this is encoded by the coding sequence ATGCAACACCGCAAACTGGGCGAGCTTGAGGTTTCGGCGATCGGCCTCGGCTGCATGGGCTTCACTGCCGCTTATGGCGGGCAGGACGAGGCGGCGTCGATCGCCACGCTGCACCATGCGGTCGAGCGCGGCATCACCCTCTTCGACACCGCCGAAGTCTATGGCCCTTACGAGAATGAGGAGATCGTCGGGCGCGGGCTGAAGGCGGTGCGCGACAAGGTCGTGATCGCCACCAAGTTCGGCTTCGACATCGCACCCGAAGGCGCGACGGGGTTCGAGCGGATGCGCGGCGCCGACGGCACGCCCGCCAATGCCCGCCGCGCGATTGAGGGATCGCTGCGACGGCTGGGCACCGACGTGATCGACCTGTTCTACCTGCACCGCCCCGATCCGAAGACGCCGATCGAGGAGTCGGTCGGCGCGATGGCCGACTTGGTGCAGGCGGGCAAGGCGCGCTTCCTAGGCCTCTCCGAAGTCACCGCCGACCAGCTCCGCCGCGCGCATGCGGTGCATCCGATCACCGCGTTGCAGAGCGAATACTCGCTCTGGGAACGCTATGTCGAGGACGAGATGCTGGCGACCTGCCGCGAACTCGGCATCCGGCTGGTGCCGTACAGCCCGCTGGGGCGCGGTTTCCTGTCAGGCAAGATCCGCAGCAAGGCCGACCTCGAGGCCAACGACTTCCGCAGCACGCTGCCGCGCTTCGACGAGGCCAATCTGGAGGCGAACCTGAAGCTGGTCGATCGCCTGCGCGCAATCGCCGACGACAAGGGCGTGACCGCAGCGCAAATCGCCCTCGCCTGGGTGCTGGCGCAAGGGTACGATATCGTCCCCATCCCCGGTTCGCGCAAGATCGCTAACCTCGACGACAATATCGCCGCGGTCGACATCACGCTGACGCCCGAAGATAGCATCCAGATCGCCGACGCGCTGAGTGGCGTGCGCGGCGCACGGTACGCCGCACGCGAGATGGCGATGCTGCCGCAGCGGTGA
- a CDS encoding PIN-like domain-containing protein — MDIIPEPFDREEQDKALVEALTATEAAGLYLDTSALVWLYRIRPKARAEFVNFLDAEPLRERSHIPMWSLHELNKHRKSPQVLFPLLDQHARLRNAIDLIQANAHLFVDDKFAGGTVWGTQEDYFKALADASAELLKVTHPLNKAGEIAQIDAELAPFFKAHALKQPLPALAGLRDEFVARCEGRLPPGYEDRGKGGVRAEATGHSGANRFGDFVFWRSVVDHARSDTAIKTVVIVSHDAKRDWIHVPDQYVGYSQKVAKNGAKGARYTCPQPILSFEINVEAGVERLFVVSIMQLVSAFSQQDAGGGFKELARAIQIEDAEAEEPAANSIAAVDEVEQVAEVDEPGAKGDDAIAAPVLEPIEEDGARPLEDVADRNEGLELPLAPQGLAARLVALPAAALADRNYQGDPQGRAETDQIITALRTHNWYVQNPAVLELPEAVIDPATSDLQRFILGRNLYQAACGNAWRAADFLPVLANQDAHYGGGNFAILFAGAVFETYFDPDGQLRANPKDQMIEIMLTLAAQPEFEAVTTWIHDLLAPAAEHFIVYPGGPRNEAVFEVAFDADGRPRELRVAGTRVTEPSEPDEDGWDPRALPARGTGERMIKTLAAAFNLPSTKIRIDPPIVDVLNFAGLRLRPWSTKSELIFPAD, encoded by the coding sequence ATGGACATCATTCCCGAGCCATTCGACCGCGAGGAGCAGGACAAGGCCTTAGTCGAGGCGCTTACAGCGACCGAGGCCGCTGGCCTCTATCTCGACACCTCCGCGCTGGTCTGGCTATATAGAATTCGTCCTAAGGCTCGTGCCGAGTTCGTGAATTTTCTTGATGCGGAACCTCTGCGCGAGCGTTCACACATTCCGATGTGGTCGCTCCACGAGCTCAACAAGCACCGCAAATCACCTCAGGTGCTGTTCCCGCTACTTGATCAACATGCCAGGCTGCGCAACGCGATCGACCTTATCCAAGCCAATGCACATCTGTTTGTTGACGATAAGTTCGCCGGTGGCACCGTTTGGGGCACCCAGGAGGATTATTTTAAGGCGCTGGCGGATGCCAGCGCGGAACTGCTCAAGGTCACGCACCCGCTTAACAAGGCAGGCGAAATCGCCCAGATCGACGCCGAACTCGCACCCTTCTTCAAAGCCCACGCGCTCAAACAGCCCCTGCCCGCGCTGGCAGGATTACGTGACGAATTCGTTGCGCGTTGTGAGGGCCGATTGCCGCCGGGATATGAGGATCGCGGAAAGGGCGGCGTGCGCGCTGAAGCTACCGGACATTCGGGCGCCAATAGGTTTGGTGACTTCGTGTTCTGGCGCAGTGTAGTCGATCATGCGCGCAGCGACACGGCGATCAAGACCGTCGTGATCGTCAGCCATGATGCAAAGCGCGACTGGATCCACGTCCCCGACCAGTACGTCGGTTACAGCCAAAAGGTTGCGAAGAACGGTGCGAAGGGCGCGCGATATACCTGCCCGCAGCCGATCCTTTCCTTCGAAATCAACGTCGAGGCCGGCGTGGAGCGCCTGTTCGTCGTATCGATTATGCAATTAGTATCTGCCTTTAGCCAGCAGGATGCCGGCGGAGGGTTCAAGGAACTGGCGCGCGCCATCCAGATCGAAGATGCCGAGGCAGAGGAGCCAGCTGCGAATAGCATCGCTGCGGTAGATGAAGTCGAACAGGTCGCTGAAGTCGATGAGCCCGGCGCGAAAGGCGATGATGCAATCGCAGCGCCTGTACTTGAGCCGATCGAAGAGGATGGGGCTAGACCTCTCGAAGATGTCGCCGACCGGAATGAAGGATTGGAGCTCCCTTTGGCTCCACAAGGACTTGCAGCGCGACTAGTTGCACTTCCCGCGGCGGCGTTAGCCGATCGGAACTATCAGGGGGATCCGCAGGGTCGTGCCGAGACAGATCAGATCATTACGGCGTTGCGGACCCACAACTGGTACGTCCAGAACCCCGCCGTGCTCGAGTTGCCCGAAGCGGTGATCGATCCGGCAACGTCGGATTTGCAACGCTTCATTCTCGGACGCAACCTCTATCAAGCAGCGTGTGGCAACGCTTGGCGCGCAGCCGACTTTCTGCCGGTACTGGCGAACCAGGATGCGCATTACGGCGGTGGCAACTTCGCGATCCTATTTGCTGGCGCCGTGTTCGAAACCTATTTCGATCCCGACGGGCAGTTGCGCGCGAATCCAAAGGATCAAATGATCGAGATCATGTTGACCCTCGCCGCTCAGCCCGAGTTCGAAGCGGTTACAACATGGATCCACGACCTACTCGCGCCCGCAGCCGAGCATTTCATTGTTTATCCCGGCGGCCCTCGTAATGAAGCCGTGTTCGAAGTGGCGTTCGACGCGGACGGCCGCCCCCGAGAGTTGCGTGTCGCAGGCACGCGAGTAACGGAGCCAAGTGAGCCGGACGAAGATGGCTGGGATCCGCGGGCGCTTCCGGCAAGAGGCACGGGCGAGCGTATGATCAAGACCTTGGCGGCGGCTTTCAACCTTCCCTCAACCAAGATTCGAATTGACCCGCCGATTGTTGATGTCCTTAATTTCGCGGGACTGAGGCTGCGCCCTTGGTCAACCAAAAGTGAGCTCATCTTCCCCGCCGACTAA
- a CDS encoding MobA/MobL family protein codes for MTREDAVALAVPVEVHDAVAHVGYVARDEALARGGDGAAMIETNIPGDAGAFFATVLAHEDSGHPDGICLAERFDPKALRAMMQQPDIPPALMTALERIMADPEAHRVEKAGRTDGGSKSRTHPFQVDADITDCAGWLKEHDPDGLVHLREGRGGIVQRRITGELSADLDLNGCRRVMKAMGSELARRGLRYYIALHAPTAANDERNWHFHLLYYDRPCERIDGQWDFAIVEEKRTASRNRRRSYPHRQKKCAEVRHKDWPMYMRRHFADAVNAELEAIGAPRRYDPRSYADMGIDAEPQEHLAPRLAFIAACGAAPAKDVENAHKGWWARMVALLKQHDEIKKADEERVADLRRTCAEGPEETTFLADLARELARRRAEARTADVILSILHPMARSNAEQTAEKMRGHADDLADKLQSKGKNPEVHPRYAAFTQRERDAHAYLDDLEKALAPDVAFAQSLADHAQIGRDQIEWGFQMMQKTAIWRRENAGIEHPMMPAPPKKEVSLQQTVDDAVPPPIGTAEPASASAPSVKRPVAEKALANAEVDDWLARIRTLRRRITRRDGRTEPFKISDLDRRMLDLASAEQMKELDRIRDRQNRLVGRLVEAVKAEPGILTIPADPSGKWTLAHDGRDLQDGLRCYIADPDVQGRLRNARDKGLEQQAATRQAPPQVHRAIDEISRANIPVHRQDDSIILRDTDAARLGVTPEALQSKNAQRRLEGIRQSQEKRTALVAEPPIIVPPPATAAPRPPIEPTTSPAPSPTPAASMARKAERPAAADMTVSTPVVPPVASHPVVVSWREAHDANLRSGSTITVGERNRRAAMALADKVAAAELARLAPATLAEAMAQAAENRRYVQRVAGRSGPSPHIR; via the coding sequence GTGACGCGCGAAGACGCCGTCGCGCTCGCCGTCCCGGTCGAGGTCCATGACGCCGTCGCGCATGTCGGCTATGTGGCGCGCGATGAAGCCCTCGCGCGCGGCGGTGATGGCGCGGCGATGATCGAAACCAACATCCCGGGCGATGCCGGCGCCTTCTTCGCCACCGTGCTCGCCCATGAGGACAGCGGCCATCCCGACGGCATCTGCCTGGCCGAGCGATTCGACCCGAAAGCACTGCGCGCCATGATGCAGCAACCCGACATCCCGCCAGCGCTCATGACCGCCCTCGAGCGGATCATGGCCGATCCGGAGGCCCACCGGGTCGAGAAGGCGGGACGAACGGACGGGGGCTCGAAGAGCCGGACGCACCCCTTCCAGGTGGACGCCGACATCACCGATTGCGCCGGCTGGTTGAAAGAGCATGATCCCGATGGACTGGTCCACCTCCGCGAGGGCCGCGGCGGCATCGTCCAGCGCCGGATCACCGGCGAGTTGTCGGCGGATCTCGATCTCAACGGATGCCGCAGGGTCATGAAGGCAATGGGGAGCGAATTGGCTCGCCGAGGCCTGCGCTATTATATCGCACTGCACGCGCCGACCGCCGCGAACGACGAGCGCAACTGGCATTTCCATCTGCTTTATTACGACCGTCCGTGCGAGCGGATCGACGGCCAATGGGATTTCGCCATCGTGGAGGAGAAGCGAACCGCGTCGCGCAACCGGCGACGGAGCTATCCGCATCGCCAGAAAAAGTGCGCCGAGGTCCGTCATAAGGACTGGCCCATGTACATGCGAAGGCACTTCGCCGACGCGGTGAACGCGGAGCTGGAAGCGATCGGAGCGCCGCGGCGCTACGATCCGCGCTCCTATGCGGACATGGGGATCGACGCCGAGCCGCAGGAGCACCTCGCTCCCCGGCTCGCGTTTATTGCGGCATGTGGCGCCGCGCCCGCAAAGGATGTCGAAAACGCCCACAAGGGCTGGTGGGCGCGGATGGTCGCGTTGCTCAAGCAACACGACGAGATCAAGAAGGCTGACGAAGAACGCGTCGCCGACCTGCGTCGGACATGCGCCGAAGGGCCGGAAGAAACCACTTTCCTCGCGGACCTCGCGCGCGAACTGGCGCGGCGGCGCGCGGAAGCGCGCACCGCCGATGTGATCCTCTCGATCCTGCATCCCATGGCGCGCAGCAATGCCGAACAGACCGCCGAGAAGATGCGCGGCCATGCCGACGACCTCGCCGACAAGCTGCAGTCGAAGGGCAAGAACCCCGAGGTTCACCCCCGGTACGCGGCGTTCACGCAACGCGAGCGGGACGCGCACGCCTATCTCGACGACCTCGAAAAGGCCCTCGCGCCCGACGTCGCATTCGCACAGTCGCTGGCAGACCATGCCCAGATCGGTCGCGACCAGATCGAGTGGGGATTCCAGATGATGCAAAAGACGGCGATCTGGCGGCGCGAAAACGCCGGGATCGAACACCCGATGATGCCCGCGCCTCCGAAAAAGGAAGTCAGCCTGCAGCAGACGGTGGACGATGCCGTGCCCCCGCCGATCGGGACGGCGGAGCCGGCATCGGCCTCCGCGCCTTCGGTCAAAAGGCCGGTTGCAGAGAAGGCCCTGGCCAACGCCGAGGTCGACGACTGGTTGGCGCGTATTCGAACCCTCCGTCGCCGTATCACGCGGCGCGACGGTCGGACTGAACCATTCAAGATCAGCGATCTGGACCGCCGGATGCTCGACTTGGCATCAGCGGAGCAGATGAAGGAGCTCGACCGGATCCGCGATCGGCAGAACCGGTTGGTCGGCAGGCTCGTCGAGGCTGTAAAAGCGGAGCCCGGCATCCTCACCATCCCCGCCGACCCCAGCGGCAAATGGACGCTCGCGCATGACGGGCGCGATCTTCAGGATGGGCTGCGCTGTTACATCGCCGATCCCGACGTGCAGGGCCGGCTGCGCAACGCCCGGGACAAGGGTCTGGAGCAGCAGGCGGCGACGCGGCAGGCGCCGCCGCAGGTTCACCGCGCGATCGACGAGATTTCCCGTGCGAATATCCCGGTCCACCGGCAGGACGACAGCATTATCCTGCGGGATACTGATGCGGCGCGGTTGGGTGTCACCCCCGAGGCATTGCAGTCGAAAAACGCGCAGCGCCGGCTGGAGGGCATCCGCCAGTCGCAGGAGAAGCGGACGGCACTGGTCGCCGAGCCGCCCATCATCGTGCCACCGCCCGCGACCGCAGCTCCACGTCCGCCGATCGAGCCTACGACGTCGCCCGCACCATCGCCAACCCCAGCCGCGTCAATGGCGCGGAAGGCTGAGCGTCCCGCAGCGGCGGACATGACTGTAAGCACCCCGGTCGTGCCGCCCGTCGCATCCCACCCGGTCGTCGTCAGTTGGCGGGAGGCGCATGACGCCAATCTGCGGTCCGGCAGCACCATCACGGTCGGCGAACGCAACCGGCGCGCGGCGATGGCTCTGGCCGACAAGGTGGCGGCGGCCGAACTGGCCCGGCTCGCCCCGGCGACGCTCGCGGAGGCGATGGCGCAGGCGGCCGAGAACCGGCGATATGTGCAGCGCGTCGCCGGTCGATCGGGTCCGTCCCCACATATCCGGTGA